Proteins from a single region of Esox lucius isolate fEsoLuc1 chromosome 13, fEsoLuc1.pri, whole genome shotgun sequence:
- the LOC117595406 gene encoding histone H1-like, with translation MAEVAPAPAAAAPAKAPKKKAAAKPKKAGPSVGELIVKAVSASKERSGVSLAALKKSLAAGGYDVEKNNSRVKLAVKSLVTKGTLVQTKGTGASGSFKLNKKATETKKPAKKAAAPKGKKVAAKKPAAAKKPKKAAAKKPAAAAKKSPKKAKMPATPKKSPKKATKAAKPKAAKPKAAKPKKAAPKKK, from the coding sequence ATGGCAGAAGTCGCCCCAGCACCAGCCGCCGCCGCGCCTGCCAAGGCACCCAAGAAGAAGGCAGCAGCCAAGCCCAAGAAAGCGGGACCCAGCGTAGGCGAGCTCATCGTCAAGGCTGTGTCCGCTTCCAAGGAGAGGAGCGGCGTGTCCCTGGCCGCGCTCAAGAAGTCTCTGGCGGCAGGCGGCTACGACGTGGAGAAGAACAACTCCCGCGTCAAGTTGGCCGTCAAGAGCCTCGTCACAAAGGGGACCCTGGTCCAGACCAAGGGCACCGGTGCCTCCGGCTCCTTTAAGCTCAACAAGAAAGCAACGGAGACCAAGAAGCCCGCCAAGAAAGCCGCAGCCCCTAAAGGCAAGAAGGTGGCAGCCAAGAAGCCCGCTGCAGCTAAGAAGCCCAAGAAGGCAGCAGCCAAGAAGCCCGCAGCCGCAGCTAAGAAGTCCCCGAAGAAGGCCAAGATGCCGGCTACTCCCAAGAAGAGCCCCAAGAAGGCTACAAAGGCAGCGAAGCCCAAAGCTGCCAAGCCCAAGGCAGCCAAGCCCAAGAAGGCAGCCCCCAAGAAGAAGTAG
- the LOC114838757 gene encoding histone H2B, with amino-acid sequence MPEPAKSAPKKGSKKAVTKTAGKGGKKRRKSRKESYAIYVYKVLKQVHPDTGISSKAMGIMNSFVNDIFERIAGESSRLAHYNKRSTITSREIQTAVRLLLPGELAKHAVSEGTKAVTKYTSSK; translated from the coding sequence ATGCCCGAGCCAGCGAAGTCCGCGCCCAAGAAGGGCTCCAAGAAAGCCGTGACCAAGACCGCGGGAAAAGGCGGCAAGAAGCGCCGAAAGTCCAGGAAGGAGAGCTACGCCATCTACGTGTACAAAGTCCTGAAGCAGGTCCACCCCGACACCGGCATCTCGTCCAAGGCCATGGGGATCATGAACTCTTTCGTGAACGACATCTTTGAGCGCATCGCCGGCGAGTCCTCTCGCCTGGCCCACTACAACAAGAGGTCTACCATCACGTCCAGGGAGATCCAGACGGCCGTGCGCCTGCTGCTTCCCGGCGAGCTGGCCAAACACGCCGTGTCCGAGGGCACCAAGGCCGTGACCAAGTACACGAGTTCCAAGTAA
- the LOC114832481 gene encoding uncharacterized protein LOC114832481 produces the protein MDTITIAVRWCCVPQAHINFVTDGITKWYMSRWIYKHSKTKNLTIICVQVEFKRVSAYIKQLLSVMKALWVEPGRGSMDWEALDTLLDDTPLVPVSTNKYSVTHTTMRPGDSFYYHVCNTVELVKGRAWILRRELTIADKMTILKLHSKHEPHSVTLLVPGTATRMIHVRCTEPQRIYELFKKYGLTCSNVWDSRTSLSATAPCTALCDHNMTTVNVNRIAENDALGQEPEVSNFYHNMKCIRIQAKRDALKHRPYSTHHRSVVDAAQLPSASVDGTCSNETQPDCISVALYYYDRMAKLGDVIKSDGRFVPSVQYSNPEEWSGDRYVLELEPDNNVIITGTVLPDGSNAETTHVEPYTCPYCLEDANAYLECGHLCCVSCTRRAKKKNSLACGVCKKETTSYRPLEIPQNFESTCFACCKGKEWVTECGHLICVECYIGRCPVCSNPVTTLKRVFMSY, from the exons ATGGATACCATAACAATAGCTGTGAGATGGTGCTGTGTCCCACAGGCACACATCAACTTTGTGACCGATGGAATCACAAAGTGGTATATGAGCAGATGGATATACAAACATTCTAAAACCAAAAATCTGACAATCATTTGTGTCCAAGTAGAATTTAAAAGAGTCTCTGCTTATATTAAACAGCTCCTAAGTGTGATGAAAGCTCTATGGGTGGAACCGGGACGTGGCTCAATGGACTGGGAAGCATTGGATACACTGCTGGATGACACACCTCTAGTGCCTGTCAGCACCAACAAATACAGTGTCACGCACACCACCATGAGACCAGGGGACAGCTTTTATTACCATGTGTGTAACACGGTGGAATTAGTAAAAGGGCGCGCGTGGATACTCAGGAGGGAACTGACCATCGCGGACAAGATGACCATACTTAAGCTGCACAGCAAACAT GAACCTCACAGTGTTACGCTGTTAGTGCCCGGGACCGCAACAAGGATGATACATGTGCGATGCACCGAGCCCCAGCGAATATACGAGCTGTTCAAGAAGTATGGCCTGACATGCTCCAATGTCTGGGATTCCAGAACCTCCCTGTCTGCCACGGCTCCTTGTACAGCACTGTGTGACCACAACATGACCACAGTTAATGTGAACAGGATCGCGGAGAATGATGCCTTGGGCCAGGAACCTGAGGTGTCCAATTTCTACCACAACATGAAATGCATCCGAATACAAGCAAAGCGAGACGCGCTGAAACACAGACCCTACAGCACACATCACCGCAGCGTGGTAGATGCAGCACAACTGCCATCAGCCAGTGTTGACGGAACCTGCTCGAATGAGACTCAGCCCGACTGCATATCAGTTGCCCTGTACTACTACGATCGAATGGCCAAACTGGGAGATGTCATCAAGTCCGACGGTCGGTTCGTACCGTCTGTCCAGTATTCAAATCCAGAGGAGTGGTCTGGGGATAGATATGTGTTAGAACTGGAACCAGACAACAACGTGATCATTACGG GCACGGTGCTCCCGGACGGCTCGAATGCTGAGACAACGCATGTGGAACCTTACACATGCCCCTACTGTCTCGAAGACGCAAATGCGTACCTTGAATGCGGACACCTGTGTTGTGTGTCCTGTACAAGAAGAGCTAAGAAGAAGAATTCTCTGGCCTGTGGTGTTTGCAAGAAAGAAACCACCTCTTACAGACCCCTTGAAATACCACAGAACTTCGAGTCTACGTGCTTCGCATGCTGCAAAGGGAAAGAGTGGGTCACAGAATGTGGCCATTTAATATGTGTCGAATGCTACATTGGACGATGTCCTGTTTGTAGTAACCCGGTCACTACGCTTAAGAGGGTGTTTATGTCATATTAA
- the LOC114835055 gene encoding uncharacterized protein LOC114835055, with protein sequence MLAMVKQLILCSSCNKTFNRSVICQKYLIQLNKPIQCACGCVICTLCYSEQHGCHMHSILSTQGAVNVTASTLASCPSLEHVGDWDLELNPDDRFKTDSEMNGYVQEIMNEEHAPGVDKLRIAFNQLMKANDGMAFKYWANESMSEEVAYRYVCIPHIPGFWDHVVVGTRARPKMDRMIGPDIYLPRLFNVLLGPYTFHWCCFVLKTQVILAMWCSSVCVTGQLKVLPLVDNTLNNFTSAIEFRRMLFYLTRWFKAQYGSTVERQLKVVLDCKPSEGSSLVHVIAILAWRCGMESVTLNHFSQPRADIDMNYSISLGRANTILTYPKDESAAGPYITIVQEFKDYHNGGGDCIGLQRMCTSTEYHSYI encoded by the exons ATGTTGGCAATGGTTAAACAACTGATCTTATGTTCCAGCTGTAATAAGACCTTCAACAGGTCCGTAATCTGTCAGAAGTACCTTATTCAGCTCAACAAACCCATTCAATGTGCATGCGGATGTGTAATCTGCACACTCTGTTACAGTGAGCAACACGGTTGCCACATGCACAGCATCTTATCCACACAAGGTGCTGTAAATGTAACAGCCAGTACTCTAGCAAGTTGCCCTAGTCTTGAACATGTAGGAGATTGGGATCTCGAACTCAACCCGGATGACCGTTTCAAGACTGACAGCGAGATGAACGGATATGTGCAGGAGATCATGAATGAAGAGCACGCGCCTGGTGTGGATAAGCTTCGAATAG CTTTCAATCAGCTCATGAAGGCTAATGACGGTATGGCTTTCAAGTACTGGGCAAATGAGAGTATGTCAGAAGAGGTTGCATATAGATATGTATGCATCCCTCACATTCCTGGCTTCTGGGATCACGTGGTGGTAGGAACACGAGCTCGGCCTAAGATGGATAGGATGATTGGCCCAGATATCTATTTACCGAGATTGTTCAATGTGTTACTGGGCCCCTACACATTTCACTGGTGCTGTTTTGTATTGAAGACACAGGTCATCTTGGCTATGTGGTGCTCTTCTGTGTGCGTTACAGGGCAGCTAAAGGTATTACCTCTTGTTGATAACACTCTGAACAACTTTACCTCAGCCATAGAGTTTAGAAGGATGTTATTCTATCTCACTAGGTGGTTTAAAGCTCAGTACGGGTCAACTGTAGAGAGGCAGCTCAAGGTAGTATTGGATTGCAAACCGTCCGAAGGTTCCAGTTTGGTCCATGTCATAGCTATTTTAGCCTGGAGATGTGGGATGGAATCCGTGACCCTTAACCACTTCTCCCAGCCACGGGCTGACATTGATATGAATTACAGTATTAGCTTAGGGAGAGCAAACACAATTTTGACCTACCCAAAGGATGAGAGTGCAGCAGGGCCCTATATCACAATAGTTCAGGAGTTTAAGGATTATCACAATGGTGGAGGTGATTGTATTGGCCTGCAGCGTATGTGCACTAGCACAGAGTATCACAGTTACATATAA
- the LOC114838759 gene encoding LOW QUALITY PROTEIN: histone H4-like (The sequence of the model RefSeq protein was modified relative to this genomic sequence to represent the inferred CDS: substituted 1 base at 1 genomic stop codon), producing MSGRGKGGKGLGKGGAKRHRKVLRDNIQGITKPAIRRLARRGGVKRISGLIYEDTRGVLKVFLENVIRDAVTYTEHTXRKTVTAMDVVYALKRQGRTLYGFGG from the coding sequence GTAAAGGACTCGGGAAAGGAGGAGCCAAGCGCCATCGCAAAGTTCTCCGCGATAACATCCAGGGAATCACCAAGCCCGCCATCCGCCGCCTGGCTCGCCGTGGCGGTGTGAAGCGCATCTCTGGTCTGATCTACGAGGACACCCGCGGTGTCCTGAAAGTGTTCCTGGAGAACGTGATCCGTGACGCGGTCACTTACACAGAGCACACCTAGAGAAAGACTGTGACCGCCATGGACGTGGTTTACGCTCTGAAACGCCAGGGACGCACCCTGTACGGCTTCGGCGGGTAA